The nucleotide window CCCAAGCTGTTCAGGAGCGCCATCAGAAAGCTCAAGATAACAATCCCGGTGGCGAAGTAGCCGGTCTTGTCCCACCACGACCGGCGAGCAAAGATAGAAGCGTCGGGAACGAGGTAGGCCAGCGCCACGCCAGCAATGAGCCCGCCCGCGTGTGCAGCATTGTCAATGTATCCTCGGAACAGAACACCGATCAGCACAAGGTAAATCAGCCAGCGGATCAACTGCCCGCGGATCATCCGTCCGGCGCTGCTCGGATAGCGGGTGGTGTATCCGATCATCACGGCGGCATGGGTTTCAGCCTGGGGGCATCAGGGGCGCT belongs to Candidatus Acidiferrales bacterium and includes:
- a CDS encoding rhomboid family intramembrane serine protease; translated protein: MIGYTTRYPSSAGRMIRGQLIRWLIYLVLIGVLFRGYIDNAAHAGGLIAGVALAYLVPDASIFARRSWWDKTGYFATGIVILSFLMALLNSLGG